From one Formosa sediminum genomic stretch:
- a CDS encoding S9 family peptidase: MKPFLKLILPILLLCIGCKKQQNNTPDLAVKPPVASIKPDTLITHGDVRIDNYFWMRLSDEQKNAETPDQQTQDVLGYLNAENDYLKAVMSDTDSLQTVLFEEIKNRIKKDDASVPVTNNGYSYYTRYEAGNDYAYYCRKKLGETKEDIILNGPVLAKNHAYFGIGSQDVSINNELMAYAIDTISRRQYTIYFKDLNTGKLLKDKLDNTTGSAVWANDNKTVFYTTKDPETLRSNKIFKHVLGTAQTDDVLVYEEKDDTFRCFVFKSKSNAYIFIGSFHTLYTEYQFLDANAPNDTWKVVQPRTENLEYYVDHYANHFYIRTNNDGAKNFKLVETPIHATEKSNWVDVIPHRDDVLIEDFDLFKNHLVVSERKAGLPTIRVMKWSGGEHYISFNDPTYLAYTTSNLEFDTNILRYGYTSLTTPNSTFDYNMDTKEQVLLKQEDVLDPNFSPDHYISERLYATATDGTQIPISIVYKKGIAKNGSNPLLLYAYGSYGANSDPYFSSSNLSLLERGFVYAIAHIRGGQELGRDWYENGKLLKKKNTFTDFIDCGEFLIAEGFTSANHLYAYGGSAGGLLMGAIVNMKPELWNGVIAAVPFVDIVSTMLDESIPLTTFEFDEWGNPKNKTYYEYMKSYSPYDNVEAKAYPNMLVTTGYWDSQVQYWEPAKWVAKLRALKTDDNLLILDCNMKVGHGGASGRFERYKQRALQYAFLLKIEHKI; the protein is encoded by the coding sequence ATGAAACCGTTTCTAAAATTAATTTTACCTATTTTACTGTTATGTATAGGTTGCAAAAAACAGCAAAATAACACCCCAGATTTAGCTGTAAAACCACCTGTTGCAAGTATTAAGCCAGATACTTTAATTACTCATGGTGATGTGCGTATTGATAATTATTTTTGGATGCGATTGTCTGATGAACAAAAAAATGCAGAAACACCAGACCAGCAAACTCAAGATGTATTAGGTTATTTAAACGCTGAAAACGACTATCTTAAAGCAGTTATGAGCGACACAGATTCTCTACAGACTGTTTTATTTGAGGAAATTAAAAACAGAATTAAAAAAGATGATGCTTCAGTACCGGTTACCAATAATGGTTATTCCTATTACACCCGCTATGAAGCTGGAAATGATTACGCTTATTATTGTAGAAAAAAACTCGGAGAAACTAAAGAAGACATTATTTTAAACGGTCCAGTATTAGCAAAAAACCATGCGTATTTTGGAATTGGAAGTCAAGATGTTAGTATAAACAACGAATTGATGGCTTATGCGATAGATACTATTTCTAGACGGCAGTACACCATTTATTTTAAAGATTTAAATACAGGTAAACTATTAAAAGATAAATTAGATAATACTACAGGAAGCGCGGTTTGGGCCAATGATAATAAAACAGTGTTTTACACCACCAAAGATCCGGAAACTCTGCGCTCTAATAAAATATTTAAACATGTTTTAGGAACGGCACAAACCGATGATGTTTTGGTTTACGAAGAAAAAGACGACACCTTTAGATGTTTTGTTTTTAAATCAAAATCTAATGCTTACATATTTATAGGCAGTTTTCATACTTTATATACAGAATACCAATTTTTAGATGCCAATGCACCAAATGATACGTGGAAGGTAGTGCAACCAAGAACAGAAAACTTAGAGTATTATGTCGATCATTATGCTAATCATTTTTATATCAGAACCAATAACGATGGCGCTAAAAACTTTAAATTAGTTGAAACGCCAATCCATGCCACAGAAAAATCGAATTGGGTAGATGTCATTCCACATCGAGACGATGTGCTTATTGAAGATTTCGATTTATTTAAAAATCATTTAGTTGTTAGCGAACGAAAAGCAGGTTTGCCAACTATTAGAGTGATGAAGTGGAGTGGAGGCGAGCACTATATTTCCTTTAACGACCCAACATATTTAGCCTATACCACATCTAATTTAGAGTTTGATACCAATATATTACGATATGGGTATACCTCTTTAACGACTCCTAATAGTACTTTCGATTATAATATGGACACTAAGGAGCAAGTCTTATTAAAACAAGAAGACGTATTAGATCCTAATTTTTCTCCAGATCACTATATTTCAGAACGACTTTATGCTACAGCTACAGATGGTACACAAATACCTATTTCTATAGTCTATAAAAAGGGGATTGCTAAAAATGGTTCTAATCCCTTACTTTTGTATGCGTACGGTTCTTATGGTGCTAATTCCGATCCGTATTTTAGTTCCAGTAACTTAAGTTTATTAGAACGTGGATTTGTATATGCTATTGCTCATATTCGTGGCGGACAAGAATTAGGACGCGATTGGTATGAGAATGGAAAATTACTAAAAAAGAAAAATACATTTACAGATTTTATTGATTGTGGAGAATTTTTAATAGCAGAAGGCTTTACAAGTGCTAACCATTTATATGCTTATGGAGGAAGTGCTGGAGGTCTATTAATGGGCGCTATTGTTAATATGAAACCAGAATTATGGAACGGTGTAATTGCTGCCGTTCCTTTTGTAGATATAGTATCCACTATGCTAGATGAGAGTATTCCCTTAACAACATTTGAATTTGATGAGTGGGGAAATCCAAAAAATAAAACCTATTATGAGTATATGAAATCGTATTCGCCTTACGATAATGTTGAAGCAAAAGCTTACCCTAATATGCTTGTCACTACAGGATATTGGGATAGTCAAGTACAATATTGGGAACCTGCTAAATGGGTTGCAAAATTAAGAGCACTGAAAACAGATGATAATCTACTAATACTGGACTGCAATATGAAGGTTGGTCATGGAGGAGCTTCAGGAAGATTTGAACGTTATAAACAAAGAGCTCTACAATATGCATTTTTACTAAAAATAGAACATAAAATATAA
- a CDS encoding cold-shock protein, protein MAKSQQTYNKIEKEKARQKKREEKLKKKEARKAESKDSQGIQFAYVDQYGNLTDTPPDPSEKIKVEAEDIVLGVPKKDDSDIEEVDPIRKGKVSFFDSSKGFGFIIDAENSEKYFCHVSGLLDTIVENDKVQFELERGMKGMNAVRVKKI, encoded by the coding sequence ATGGCTAAGTCTCAACAGACGTACAATAAAATCGAAAAAGAAAAAGCACGCCAAAAAAAGCGTGAAGAAAAATTAAAGAAAAAAGAAGCTCGTAAAGCCGAATCTAAAGACAGTCAAGGTATTCAATTTGCCTATGTAGACCAATATGGTAATTTAACAGATACGCCACCAGATCCATCTGAAAAAATAAAAGTAGAAGCTGAAGACATCGTTTTAGGTGTACCTAAGAAAGATGATAGTGATATCGAAGAAGTAGACCCAATACGTAAAGGAAAAGTATCCTTTTTTGATAGCTCTAAAGGTTTTGGATTTATTATTGATGCAGAAAACTCTGAAAAATATTTCTGTCACGTAAGTGGATTATTAGATACTATAGTTGAAAATGATAAAGTTCAATTTGAACTTGAACGTGGCATGAAAGGTATGAACGCGGTAAGAGTTAAGAAAATTTAA